The DNA sequence GCCCTGGTGCGGGACGCCGAGGTGCTGGGGGCCGAGCCGTTCTTCCACGAGTTCATCGCCGGCATGGAGCGGGTGCTGGTGCCGCAGGGTGTGCCGGTGCTGTTGCAGGTGGTGGCCACGGTGGAGCAGGCCGGTGACCGCATCCGGGCCTGGGCGGCCGGGCGGCAGGTCCAGGGCACGATCCTGATCGACCTGCTGCCGGGCGACGAGCGGGTCGCACTGGTCAAGAAGCTGGGCATGCCGACGGTCGTGGTGGGCGACCCGGTCACCGCGGCAGGGCTGCCGACGGTGTGGACCCAGGACGAGGTGGCCATGCGCGACGTGGTGGCCGCGCTGGTCGAGGGGGGTCACACGCATCTGGGCCATGTCACCGGCCCGGCGCAGATGGCGCACACGATCATCCGAAGCCGCACCTTCGACGCGGTCGCCGCCGAGCACGGTGCGCGGGCCACGACGTTCGACGGCGACTACTCCGAGACCGCGGGGCGTCGTGCCGTGTCGGAGCTGGCCGGGTTCGAGGACCGGCCGACGGCGCTGGTGTTCGACAACGACGTGATGGCGCTGGGCGCGCTGTACGAGGCGAGGCGCCTGGAGCTGGCCGTTCCCGGGGACCTGTGCCTGGTGGCGTGGGACGACTCGGCGCTGTGCCAGCTGGCCGATCCGCCGCTGAGCGCGGTCAGCCACGACGTGCAGGCGCTCGGGGAGCTGGTGGGTGGCGTGATGGCGGAAGTCCTGATCGGCCGAACGCCCGAGCCGGTCCTGGCCCGTCCCGCCGCCCTGGTCACCCGGGGCTCAGGCCTGTAGGAACCTTTCATAGATTAAAAATCTTACTGGTTGACTTTGAGGGTTTCGGTACTGCACGCTGTGGGCCAGCACCGCCAGCGCAACGTCCATGCAACGCCTCAGAAACCCCGGACACGCCGTCCGGGGCAGCGAACCGGGCGCCGATGCCTCCCTGCGGCCGACCCGGGTTCCTCCGTCAACATGTAAAGGAAGCTCCATGGACCATCGCACCACCGCCAGGGCGAGCCGGGCCGCGACCGCGGCCGTCCTCGGCGCGCTCCTGCTGGCCCCGGCCCTGGCCGCCTGCGGCTCCGACGAGCCCGCCGCCACCAGCAGCTCCATCGACGTCGTCACCCGGTGGACGGCCGGCAACTCGGCGGCCGCGGCGCAGAAGCACGTACTGGACGCCTACACCGCCGACACCGGCGTCACCGTGAACCTCACCGAGGGCCTGGAGACCATCGACGACCAGGTCGAGAACGCCGTCGCGGCAGGAAAGTCGCCCGACCTGGTCATCGTCAACCTGTTCGACAAGACGCTGGGCTGGCTCGACGCGGGCGTCACCGTCCCCGTCGACGGCTACCTCAAGGAGTGGGGCCTGGCGGACAAGCTCAAGCCCACCGCGCTCAACGAGTGGCGGGTCGGCGGCACCCCCGACGGCAAGCTCCAGGGCCTGCCGTTCTCCGGGTTCAGCTGGCCGCTGTGGTACAACACCGACCTGCTGACGAAGGCCGGTGTGGACAAGATCCCCGCCACCACCGACGAGCTCATCGCCGCCGCCGGCAAGCTGCGCGCCAAGGGCATCGGCCCGGTCATCGTCGGCGGCAACGACTGGACCGGGCAGAAGCTCTTCTACCAGATCGCACAGTCGTTCACCGA is a window from the Catellatospora sp. TT07R-123 genome containing:
- a CDS encoding ABC transporter substrate-binding protein — its product is MDHRTTARASRAATAAVLGALLLAPALAACGSDEPAATSSSIDVVTRWTAGNSAAAAQKHVLDAYTADTGVTVNLTEGLETIDDQVENAVAAGKSPDLVIVNLFDKTLGWLDAGVTVPVDGYLKEWGLADKLKPTALNEWRVGGTPDGKLQGLPFSGFSWPLWYNTDLLTKAGVDKIPATTDELIAAAGKLRAKGIGPVIVGGNDWTGQKLFYQIAQSFTDAATMKNVMQKGGYCSTATVLNGITLFTQLRDAGVFVDNAAGLKADDMYASFYSGKAAVMPGGSWAYTESAASGTGIEKHTTLGGFPIPSGSTFTKPTAFQGFTGVGFMITKRGAAPDRIDNVRKLITKFYEDAAVGGFVKDAGILPSTTGDFASYATDPLLAQSVGLDAKADYAVLPDVWIGAASDPIITVLTGAYGKSTPQQICADLDKATKG
- a CDS encoding LacI family DNA-binding transcriptional regulator: MAPTGTNHRPLPGTPVGLALVRDAEVLGAEPFFHEFIAGMERVLVPQGVPVLLQVVATVEQAGDRIRAWAAGRQVQGTILIDLLPGDERVALVKKLGMPTVVVGDPVTAAGLPTVWTQDEVAMRDVVAALVEGGHTHLGHVTGPAQMAHTIIRSRTFDAVAAEHGARATTFDGDYSETAGRRAVSELAGFEDRPTALVFDNDVMALGALYEARRLELAVPGDLCLVAWDDSALCQLADPPLSAVSHDVQALGELVGGVMAEVLIGRTPEPVLARPAALVTRGSGL